The Acropora muricata isolate sample 2 chromosome 4, ASM3666990v1, whole genome shotgun sequence genome contains the following window.
ATGAGGGGGCTGGCTGGCAGTTGGTATAATGATAAAAAGCCTGTTTCCGCGGTTTTCCAATAGCGCAGTGAACCCggcaatcagaattcctagaaattacctgtaactttcTCAAAGCGCGTACAATATGCGATTGGCTTGAGTTTCGTTTGTCATTTGTCATTTGTCGAAAAACTTGTCTTTAAATTAGCCAATCATTAAGTGTAGCAATCGTTACAgcataattactttcgacagccattttaatggggacattaaccctttcactgccaaggggttccctattgacaagtaaaatcgtctggcgttagaccgagtaaaatctataggtgCCCTGTGCGCTCatacggcagttaaagggttaaacTTCTAGTCAACTGTTCGTATACACCCTATGAAGATGCGGTTGCGTGTATCCTACCTGGTCACGGATTCTTTCAGTCTGTGAAAATTCCAATATGATTCCggagacaaaaaacaaaatcaaaagctGCTTCATTGTGAGTAGAAGTTGTGGACAAGTCAGAACACAACTAAAAATTGTCACGAAGGAGGCTCTGCAGAAGAAAACTCACttcaattaaaaataaaacgCTCGACATTAAATATATTGCATCATTCCtttgaaaattaaataaatcgaaaaccttaatgtaaataaaattaatgttccaTTATTTCACTTACCTTCTGGTTAAACAGTTAGAAAATGGGAGCGGTGTACAATGATTGACCATTGAAACGTAATTATAAAGCAGATGGTCGAAACGAAGTCGTTCCCTTACATTAAGCACAATATTTGGTCACATTACTAGAAACTGAACCTACGCTTTGATGAACCTACGCTTTGATGTGATTCTGTGCCAatagttttgtaatatttatcTGTCAGTCATTTGAGCATTTCCGATAACCGGCCACGCAACGAGTGTGCTGTGCTAGTAAAACTctttaaaactattttacagAGGCTGCGAGTTGAGTATGAATTGGCCTGGCGCCATGCTAACGATCGCGGTCTACAGAAACTCAAAGATGTAGTACCGATCACAAAGCCCCCTGTGCTCTTGGGTAAATTTAACCACTAATGTAAGCAGTGCCCTGGCATTTGTGTACAGAAAAGCCTCGTGGAAGAGCGCTTTCTAAGTAATTCTCGTTTGATTCAATCTATAAGTGTTTTGGGAGGACAATTTCTCGTTCAAGAATTTCAAGAACACTCTAGATTGCTTTGAATTGATTTCCTCTTGAGAATTTTCTTTACAAGAGCATCTGAAGTGGATGCTAATAATAACGATTCAGACCTAATGTATgcaatgaaatatttttaattttttatttgccTCTAAGTTGTGAAAAAGTTACAAGTTACTTTTACTATTAGTGAATTTTGTGACTGAGTCTTATTTCAGTATAAATTGGAAGAATGCCCAAAGATACATTTTCTTTATGTAACTATGTTCAGTATAAATTGGCCTCTTCATGGAAAACTAGAATACAGGACGTCGGTCACAACTGGCGATTATAGTTTGGTGAGACAGTGAATCTTGGAAGGCCTTGAAACCGTTTCTGACTGTTAATATCAAGCTGTATTTTGAATGTGGACCGTCGAGGCAATTTTGATGAATGGTAGGGCTTAAAACAAGCATTAGAGGTCACTGTTCCATCATTGATCATATACATCACATTTATTCCGAAGCCCTAAGAGAGTTAACCCAAGCAAAAACGTGGTAGCGCTGTAGCCCCACCAGCCTCTCTTCCTCCAAGGTCCCTGTCGAACGTTACTTGGCGATTAACTTTTAGTCCCTTTCACAGCTGAAGGCTAAAACTCCTTTAAGACCCTAGCCTCTTACTGTTGTTTGAACTTTGCAATGAAGTTTAGTTATTTGAACAAAGTActgagaaaaataattattttttcagttgtctCATTTTCATCAGTGGAGCAGATGAGCTCTTCCCACAACGATGGTACAGCCCTCCCATTGGAAAGAGTATAATAAGGCGTAGTGCCTACATAAATCTCAAGACTTGTGACAGTATCATATTGAGCTACATTTTCTTCACGGCATTTTATTATCCGAAACTACCAAAAAGTCAAGTCTTGTAATAATAGTTCCTCTTAAGGCTTTGAAACAGGCAGATAAATTGAACTATCATGCAAAGAGCCACTGTTGTATTAATCTTCGTGATAGGTTGCACTTTCTCTCTCCCATCTCGTACAGTGGATCAAGAGGTAGGCTGGAAGTTCATTCTTGTACACCGGTATATTATGGTAAGGAATAGAGTAGACTCGCGTGCCTCGATGAATTGCCGGATAAACACTGACTTAGCTTTGAAGCAAGAATAGGCCAGGAAAACCGTACGGAGAGTATTCTCGGATTGAGCCCTGCTCTCCCCTGTTAGATCTAAGAACTAAGGTTTACAATTCTCTCGCAATTAAAACTCTTTGGTTCCTCTCCAAAAGATCACTTTGAAGTTGGCGAGTATCAAACCGGGGATCCCTTAGCTTAACTCCAAGTGTGAACTGCTTTCCAACCTACGAGATATCATATATGCCAGATAACAAACACGGAACTAGGAGGCCGAAACAAAAATTCCACGAAACTACATCGCAATCGTCTGACTGTTTTTCTCCGACAGAAACGCATCTCCAAGGACTTTGACAAGCCAGTGGGAAAAACCAGTAGGAACTGAAATATCTTATTACTATAGGATAGATATGATTTGAGTATATGAAGAGTTATTCCAAGGAAACAGAGAAAATTATCAATGAAGATGTGGAGATATCAATTAAGATTGAACAAAATGTGTTTCTAATACGACAAATGAACTAATCACAAACAATTTATTTCCCGTTCATAGTATCATATCGGCATCGATCCATTCGTGCAattattctttctttcttccacATATTTACTTATATATGCAGCCATTCTTCACTGTACTCGtcatattttaattctttatatATCTTACGGTCCTCTCTTCCGTTTGTGTCtctctttcttgtttttgtttttttcattctttcattcatTTATACATTCATTTCTTGTACAGATGGAATCATTCGCACTCGAAGAAATCTGGTCCAATTTCACCGCATGATTGCGTGCGAAACGAATCGGACATCATCTTCGTACTATGATTACGGTTGCTATTGCGGCTATGGAGGAGGAGGGGAGCCTGTTGACGAGACAGACAAGTGAGTTGACGTcatgtttaatttatttttaacagcTGGactacggatatcagatttccagcattttcattggctcgccggacacaggcTATCAGTTCATAAATAACTGCcgtacctaatatggtcaatTGAGGAACACGTCAGCAATAAGGCGAGCTGAAAACAAttttgcagctctgagaaaaaaaaaacaaaaatcgttTTGGACCGGAATAAAATCATCATGGGAGAGTTGttgatcctggagtttttaataaaacaattgttCTATTAGGGCTTGtgacgcgcctcgttggttttTTGTATCACCCCATATCCAGCGCTACCTCGTAGATTATAACAATTTAGAATTAACCAAATCAGTGggtagcaattttcgcgcgttttgattggctcccgtaactcggaatatccttggctattcactgttttgcgaacggaaagaaaaatggcgcgtcgtttcgcgaaagtttcagaagaagaaattaaaacagcattttcttatccatctgatttggtaaatactaaaacaactatccccctcagggtcggtgaagagcggtggatatatacctcgacgcttcgcgtctcggtatatatccactactattcacctccccttcgggggatagttgtataagagtatatgttcgcgggcataaatccgactcagactcattttagcccgagccgctaatatcactttggagggcattgagaaaataaaaactcaaaaaaatgacaacaaaacactctgaagaatatttttttcactagcgctgtgagaaaacgtcaacaaacttcgattttgattggctgcttagatcgtacgattatttgactctcattttttattggtttatttcagcgggctaaaatgtattttagcccgccaaattctccattttagcccgcaaaatgcgccacaatgtccgacaaagtgataataatattgttttttcaTATTCGTTTCAGGTGCTGTCAAATTCACGATAAGTGCTACGATGCCGTGAACGATGCAAAGCTGTGCACTTTTTCATCCTCCATTTACTGGAGAGTCTACTCCAAAGATGGCACCTGCACTGGCTGCGGTAAATAGTTTATaaaaacttggttttatcaaccagttgatgaaggttgaattaccaccgtgaaagctgacgtttcgagcgataGCTCTTAGTCAGAGCTTAAATAGTCTATAAAGGTCTCTTTCctgacgttcttatttacatttGATACATTAAAGGGAATGCTTCTTCAAGgcattttgcttttcaaaaattagggagcttaagcggCAACGAGAGCAACGACGACAAAAGCGTTATTTGAAAATCagtaaacatttgggaaatggtgactattttgtgattattgctccTTCCTctcatcctttattgttgataGAGCACGCTGCAGATGGACTGAAAATGGTAGatgcgccgttgaagtaaatgtacagaatgaaagatttacttttgtgtgttcacgttggcGTTAAAtcattaaatttggaaatttcacgttcgtcctttggcagactacgtcaaagaattgttctaaagagcgtgccgcatgcacgtgcggcacgataaattttcctcattcaaccaatcagatcattgttttctggcgtcgttgttgtcgttgccgtcgtccttacTAATTAAGCTACCTattaacaaatttaaacaatttGCTAAATCTAATTGCCTTTAAGTCTCTACATTTTGACGAtcagtagaaaaaaaattagaacaGTTTTGAAGCGACTGTTGAAAGCAATTACCCTATCGCGATTTCTACGCTTGGTGATTGACTTAAAAATCGCGCTAGGTTTTCAATcgatgagaagcaaaaccataCCCAATCGCTCCTTGTATGCATAATTTTTCCtgtgctttgagcaagttacacgTAATTTAGGGGAATTCCGATTCATCGCGTTGTTTGCGCTCATTGATTAGTCGGAGAAATTACTTTAGTattggcttttcgatagtcactgaAAAGCGCTCTAACGAGCATAACTAATTTGTCTCCGTATTTTTAGCTGACCCAGAGGGAACGTGTAAACGCGCCATCTGCGAGTGTGACGGAGCAGCTTCGCGTTGTTTTAAACACGCAAAGTACAACGAAGAAAACTTCGACTATCCTCAAGAAAAGTGCAAGGAAGTGAATAACATGGTTGGATTCGACAGCGACGCATAATAATCTCTGACGTAGTTTGCACTTAAGTCGTTATTGGGACGTTTTTGGAGTTTGTGGCACAACGCGCGTGACGTGCACGATTGTTTCCTCTCCCCTCGTGTGTCAAACTCCAACTAGCGCGCTCAATAACGTCTGTTGTGCAAGCTGGCTTTTACGGTTCTAGAAGGTTCTAGATATTCATTGAGTGACAATGTCTGAACATGCCAATCAAAATAAAAGCAgtgcaaattattttgaaagtGGATAAAATTGTACGCATTCACTTGGTGATTTTCTAAGTGACTGACCTTTAGTTAACAAAACTTTGCGGTAGGTTAAGAACCTTGATTGGTAAATGTTTTCCGATTATACCATGTTGGTCATGCTTTACGAAATGGGCGAAATGTCCTTTCGCTTAAACGGCTGCTTTTCGCGAAGAACTTCAAATTCGAAattttcacgttgtcgttttgTTCATTACGTCAAAGAAATATACTTAAGTGCGTGTTGCACGGGCATGTagcattatttttctttattcgaCCAATCACATTGATTTGTGGGCTTGTCGTTGCCgtcatttgttaaaatttgtggcAATGTCCTCGACTCAGCATTCCTTCCCAGCACTTTACTCACCTAAACGATCCAATTACATCGAAGTACAATGAAGTCAAAATTCTATGTGAAAGAGTTCTTGTCATAAAGAAATGAAGAGCTTGTTACAAGGACCAAAGCCTATACgtaacttgaaaataaacatttgcacaATTGCAATTATTTTGCGTCTAAAAGCAACCTATATCTCATGGGCGTCATTCTTAAATTTCGTGTTAACACCGAACTTTTTGACAATAGTTTACCTCGAACCCTGGACGCGAGGAGGAGCTCGTCCAAACTTCCAGGCGCGAATATTTTTTCCAcgcgcatttttatttttttgtttcttatttttattcttttttaacCTTAAGATGAACGCGCTAAGCTGCAAAGGAAAAGCTGCTTGAAGTGTAATTAAAATCATGCGATCACCGAAACCTAGACAAGTTGGAGGAAGCGTTGAATAGTAGCTATCCTTGAACTTGTGCTGCAATATAAGAAATTCACTCGCTACAAAAAATTGCAAGGcaatttgcaaaataaaaaaaagcaaagtgcCGTGAGCGAATTAGAAATTTTTTGATAAAGATCCTGTTCTAATCATCACGTACAGTAGGTGGTCCTCCCACGAGAAAACCAAAATGCGCACGGACTCTTTTCAATAATTTGATTAATTAATTTCCAGAATCATGTTTGGAGATCGTCGAAGCCAATGCAATTGCAACTGAGCAACATGGCTGTCAAATCAGCAAACAGGAAAAGCGCCATTGAGATTCACCTCATGAATATCAAAACGTGCGCCATTACAGTAAAATGAGATTCGGTATCAACGATCTGCTTTTAATTTAGTCAACGAAAAGTGCTCTCAAACTTCGCTCAAGAGTGAATTAAACAACGACTACTCAGTTTACCAATGCCGGAAGGCAGTAACAAAAGCATGTCTCGCCTTTGGCAAGTAACCTCGACAGATCATAATGCAACAAAAGGGGTTGATTTTTTAAACAGTCACGAGGATTTGGATTTGCCGCGCGCGTTATATGTCTtgtcaaaaaacaataaataaaaaaacagtcACAGCTGAAACATTTTAAAACTTTCTGTGCATAGCTACAAAAAGGAAAGACAAGAGAAAATCAATACTACCTGAAATACGTGAGGGTACATATATTGAACCTGCATACATGTATTAATAACTTCCGGGAGAAATTTGGCAATttttgcaaattcaaattggCAAAACAGGCGAACGCCACCATCGCAAATCAAAACGAAGCGAAAAAATGATTAGCAATTGTATGTTAAAAAGCTCAAGTCAAACACAGAACATCAAGAGCTAAACTATAACAGGGAAGcctaattaattttaattacataGGTGGGGTTGGGCATAACTCGCTGAAAGCCTTGAAGATGACTGAGATGATATTACAAGAATAAATTAAACATATCGACGATCAGCGAGTAGTTTATGCGGATGACTTATTAAGAGTATGATCTTAAAAAGTTCCTTGAATACTTATCCAAACTGAAACACGCGCTGTTGAAGTATTGATTTTTCAGAGAGAGAACACTTGATTTTTGTTTAACGATTTACGATACTGATCACGATCTTTAAAGTCGGATTCTAGGGAAATTGACAGGCATTAAAAGTTCGGCTAGATCGATTGTGAGCGTGAAAGCCGTTTTGCAGTGCCGATATTTTCAGTTGTGCACTTCTCAAGTAAGAAGATTCCCGGCTTAAGAGCTGTCATTTTCAGATCTCATTGGTTATGGCATGACCAGAGGGGGGTCGTCACTGAAAGATAAATAATCGTCAATTTGCTTCCGAGAGAGACAAGAAAAGAGTGGTTGCTTCGAAACCGAACTCAAGACTCGAGAGAGGAAATTGTCAATGCAAGAAGGACTGGATGCAAATATCTGCCGAGGCGAAAATTGGGCGGTAAATCTTCGCAAGTAACTCATACACTGATCGTTCCTAGGCGCAAGCGTGAAATGTTATCTTAGGTTATTGAACAGGAACACGACAGGGGAAATGCAATGAAGATATGACTGCTTTCAAAGTAATTGTAAGCATCTTGTCCGTAGTGGTTTTAATAGCAAACGGAGTAGTTTGCACTTTAGTGTTCGTCCACAGGCATTTAAGGACTCACACAAATGGGTTTATCGTTTCGCTGGCCATGTCAGATATTCTCGTGGGCATCACACTGTTTCTGCACTACGCTCTGAATGTCCACGGGCCTTTGGCACTGAACGTTTTGTACACCATTTCTCTGCTTGCTAGTGTTGCAAACTTGACAGCGGTAACTTTCGACCGCCATTTAGCTTGCACGCAACCGTTCAACTACAGTAACATTATTGCCAAACACTTCACGAAAATCGTGGTATTTTGCTGGATCGCTGCGGTTACGACATCCCTTCTGCCGCTCAGCTGGGCCAACAGTGAGCCATCTTCGGCGACGCTGGCGTTGCACGTGTACCAAGTTTGTATCCTTATACTAGGCATCGCTGCCCCTTTCGTCTGGATCTTTTTCAGTTATTTGCGCATCTTCCGCCAAGTCTCCAAAATTGTCAAGCGGGAGAAAAAAATCGCGAAGTCAGTGATGTATGCACATAAGCCTTGCGAGAGAGGAAGAAGAGTTTGCTCCGAGGCCAAAATCGCAAAAATATTAAGTGTAATTGCGGTGATGTTTGTCCTGAGTTGGCTGCCTATCATTTGGACGACCTTGGTGTACGCAATCGGACAGCCTCGCCTTTTGCCAGAAGCTATGAAATACGTGTCTCCGTTTACCCTAGCGCTAGGATCAATCGTAAATCCTGTACTATACTCCCTCAAGAAGCCGGATTTCAGGCATGTATGTAACAAGATGTGTTGCTTTATTCTAACACCGCGAATTTCATTCGATGGGAACAATCTTTCTGCTGCGCTCAATAGCAAGAACGCATTTGCTCAAGCCGCAACCATCACGAAGTCACCTTCAACAGTACCGCTGAAGTTAATAGAGCAAAGACATGATTTACAGAGTAAAGATAACAGCACAAACGAACTACTCACACAAGACTAAAAATAACTTCTGCAAGTTCAGAGCAACTTCCCGCGACGCGGAAATGACTAGTGTCTCTCTTCACTCCACTGGGATTCAATTTTTCGACGCTTTTTTGAGCATGACATGAAAAAGGCAGAGAAAGTCAGTTCAGTTTCAAAACAGATACAGCGAAAATCAAAGCCTTTAATATGTGACAGGGtaacaaaaaaatgaatcatTTTCGTTTCTGTGCTAAGTCAACAAATTGCCCTTTCAATGTTCTGAGGCAACAAATTTACATTTACTTGTACATATAAAGAAGACCAAGAATTTAGGAAGTAAAAAACGGTTTACGAGTCCTTCGGGGAATGTTCACTATGTATCGGCGAGAATAAATTGTAATAATCATTTCATGAACATTTAGGTTAATCGCATACTTGAGGTGAGGTTATGTTGCTCGTGAATTGTTCATCAATGCCTTGGTGTATGTAAAATGAGTGCAGACAGCACTAATGTGACTGTCCTTATTCCTGTCGAAGTTTTCCATAAATATGAGCGAAAcatgaaaaggtattgaagagTTCAAATTAAAGCAAGattaaaagaagaagaagcaagCACGatcaaaggaaaaaaggaagctGTTGCCGGTCCGAACAGGTGGTTTGCACAAATGCCATAAAATATAACCGCCCCGATATACAGGCGTTTAAGTCGATCTGTTACAATAATTAAGAAtgctttcattcattttttttttcgtttcagcaATATTATTTCGTTACAGTTATCATTCATACAAAACGAGATCTAAGAAATCCAATTCAACTAGCGAGTTTGCTTGTTGAAATAATGAACAATGCATATTTAAGACTGAATGGGCATTTCAATTTCAAAACTTAAATTATAAATCTGCTTTGAATTTAACTTCGTTGCTCCCCAAGAAATCAACGGAAAGACGCGTAAGTAACAAACAGCAAGACAATAAATTTGACGAGAAACGCCGGCCAATCAATATCATAAGATTCATGTCTCACAAATTCACCTAATGAATTAAGACCGGGAGTCTTCCTTTCTACTTTTCTAACCCGGTGAGCTTTATCATTTCGCGTGTACATAAATACAATAACAtacgcaaaaagaaaaaaaagcgtAACTGCTTCCGCTGTCCTTGTgcttaaaaaacattttttcttttcagatggGAAAAATGTACAATACTTTGTCTTGAATTGACATCTCAAAGATATCTTTTCGACAGCTGTTTCGCTAACAAAGTGAGACAGAAATTAAAAGGCAAACACGATGTTGTCAGAAGATGTCATATGATTTATATGTTAGAAATACAAATCAGCGTACAAGTTGAAGTAGGACAGGATACAAAAATAAGGCGAGAAAAGTTAGCACACTGAGCGCAAAAATCGATTTCATGGCGTGCATTTGGCATTAAAAGGAAGCGGCTCACATTATGAACTGCAGCAATACATCAGAAGAATATGGAATTAAGTTGATATAGGCAAAAGAAGCATGCATGAATATTTCATGAAAACTTAAAACATGTTTACGTAACAAGGAACATGGAAAGTGATTATGTTGAAAAGTAGAACAACAAAGTACAGATCGAAAATCTATGAAAAATTTATTAAATGTACACAAATATAGAAAATGTAAGATCGTCACATTTTGAGGGAAATAAAGCCATGGGaaatataataattatcgtAAAGTATATCAAACATAAGAAACTAAGTCTAAAACTCATCTGTACATAGTaaatataaaattgaaatattcaatttttctcGTTTCCTTCAATAACTGAGTGTTTTCATTTCACGAAAACATCAACATTTCTCAGCGTTATCCTCTTGCAAATGTTTTGTAGGACAACTATAATGGGCCCAAACCTTTATTAGATATTTATCGTTCACAATTTATTCCAAGAACATTCTAACAGCAACACGCAACTGACTGGGGCCGTTCGATTTCCGCTTTGATTAATTAACAGAAGTCAGTGGTATTTCCGGAAGTATGGAATCGACCGACGAAACACCCAAGTTATTTACGAAGCCAATGAACTTAGTTCCACATTTACAATAAGTTATCAGGAAGTACAAGCCGACGTAGTTTGAAACCTGATACCTTTGCTAGAACAACACCATTTTGTTGGCCCTGACACACAAAAATATAATACTTTGCCCAAATCCATtctgaaaaaatcaacgacCTACATTATTTAACTCTTCAGGGTAATATTTCGAAAGAACAGTTTACAGGGAAGCATTCTCACTTTTTAAATAATCTGGATCATGTCCGAAAAACACGCCCTGGACTAAACTATGGAATAATATTTTAACAACTCCGATATCATAAGAAAGAGGAATAATACAAATATAGTTTCGTGCAACATTCGGGAGTTTATTTAAAAGTGGACTCACAAAAAGGCGTACGAGAAATGTCGACTTAAAACTGCTCAGCAGTATTTTTGATCGAATGAAAAGAGTAAAAACTCAACCGACTTCGCTTAAAATCTAAAATCTTAAATAGAAAAACCATATCGGTGAAAAAAGAACAAGGAAATGAAGAGAAACACGACTGCCTCGATAATAAAAAAAGCATCTGTTTACacgaatgaaaaaaagaaacctgaGTTCTTCCTACCGACAAATAGTAACACCGGTTGGCATTTATAAAGGCAAGCGCATAAACTTAAACTGATATCTCGACGTTTTGTGACTTCATACGATTTTCTTGATAGATAGACATGGCGCTACACCAGTAGAGGAAAAAATTGGGTGAAATACCACAAATTTCACGTATTTTAGCATGGAACAATTTCAGCACGACGCTTACCGCAAACCGGATACGCCTTTCTCGTCTCGAGAGACCTAAATATGAAATCTGCCTTTCACAGTCGCAGGCGATCTGTGTGCGCGCGTTTTCTGAATGAAAACGATCCTCTGCTTATACAGGCTTTACATAACTGCGCACAATCTCTGACCGCGCGTTCTCTCAATGAAATCGATACTTTCGCGCGGGTTTGATGTTCACATAAGTTTTCTTCATGTCTTCGGATTCCTGTTTCTTCACCAACGAAAATCGCTCGCCTTTGGTGCTCACAACTTGATTATCTCGGTAGCGCAGCGGTTTCTTGTTTTCCTGTATCAAGACG
Protein-coding sequences here:
- the LOC136914173 gene encoding basic phospholipase A2 nigroxin B-like, yielding MQRATVVLIFVIGCTFSLPSRTVDQEKRISKDFDKPVGKTNGIIRTRRNLVQFHRMIACETNRTSSSYYDYGCYCGYGGGGEPVDETDKCCQIHDKCYDAVNDAKLCTFSSSIYWRVYSKDGTCTGCADPEGTCKRAICECDGAASRCFKHAKYNEENFDYPQEKCKEVNNMVGFDSDA
- the LOC136913450 gene encoding beta-2 adrenergic receptor-like — encoded protein: MTAFKVIVSILSVVVLIANGVVCTLVFVHRHLRTHTNGFIVSLAMSDILVGITLFLHYALNVHGPLALNVLYTISLLASVANLTAVTFDRHLACTQPFNYSNIIAKHFTKIVVFCWIAAVTTSLLPLSWANSEPSSATLALHVYQVCILILGIAAPFVWIFFSYLRIFRQVSKIVKREKKIAKSVMYAHKPCERGRRVCSEAKIAKILSVIAVMFVLSWLPIIWTTLVYAIGQPRLLPEAMKYVSPFTLALGSIVNPVLYSLKKPDFRHVCNKMCCFILTPRISFDGNNLSAALNSKNAFAQAATITKSPSTVPLKLIEQRHDLQSKDNSTNELLTQD